The nucleotide window CTGAGTTCTTTAAGAACCTCGGAATCCGTCAAACTGTTTGGTAGCGAGATCGAGATTGTTGTAGGTGACCTGTACTCTTTCTCTACGAACAAACTCAATCTAGCTTTTTCAAGGGTTTCGTAGATGTTGTTAGCAAAATCTATGTGTCTCTTTACCCAGCGATCTGCACCGTACTCCAAGACAATGTTGAGCGCTTCATCCATACCATACATTAGATTAACCGCCGGTGTAAAAGGTGTCTCACGATTCTCTTCGTAAAATTTTCTGTATTTTGTAAGGTCAAAGTAGAAAGGTCTTCTTGAGCTTCTGATCTTATACCAAGCATCTTCGCTCACCGTTATTATCGACAGACCGGGTGGGCCAGCATAACACTTCTGACTACCCACGACACAAACGTCTATGCCCCAGGCATCAACTTCGAGGGGCAACCCACCAGCAGCAGAAACAGCATCTACTACGACAAGAACTCCACGTTCTTTACATGCCCTGATAATTTCTTTAAAATCTTTACTTGTTGCACCAGTAGAGGTTTCATTATATACAAGTAGCGCAACATCGTACGTTCTCTCGTCGAGCGTTCTTTTGATTAATTCAAGATTTGGGGCACTTTGCGGTTTGATG belongs to Aigarchaeota archaeon and includes:
- a CDS encoding alanine--glyoxylate aminotransferase family protein, with translation MLLVTPGPTELHERVLAAMSKQVISHRGPELQELYTSLVEKFRKLLKTDESVFVLACSATGGIECAVSNIINKGDKVLSPVFGVFSERFAEAAKFYGADITCINIKPQSAPNLELIKRTLDERTYDVALLVYNETSTGATSKDFKEIIRACKERGVLVVVDAVSAAGGLPLEVDAWGIDVCVVGSQKCYAGPPGLSIITVSEDAWYKIRSSRRPFYFDLTKYRKFYEENRETPFTPAVNLMYGMDEALNIVLEYGADRWVKRHIDFANNIYETLEKARLSLFVEKEYRSPTTISISLPNSLTDSEVLKELRVKHGVVAAGGMGSMKGSIIRIANMGNLSVKKTVKVYDAILDVMFLKVSGVDRQAIGDLEERLRKMGYQ